A single window of Vigna radiata var. radiata cultivar VC1973A chromosome 4, Vradiata_ver6, whole genome shotgun sequence DNA harbors:
- the LOC106758860 gene encoding uncharacterized protein LOC106758860, whose product MPSLRLLHLFSLSATSNLSPILHKTSKVYNKLPAFRSLSTSSVKMGSVGSHGAVSYQSVVVMRHGERFDNLEPSWAATAARPWDPPLAEPGRQRALETGRRLRESLGFPIRRVFVSPFLRCLQTAVVLVQSLAAVEEGGSTTEDGVSVDHPSEVKVSVEYGLCEMVNSKAIRPNVAPKDGNLRFDIAECESMLPAEIVDKNVERVYKEFPRWGETELEAGERYKHLIKNLADKYPTQNLLLITHGEGVKVAVSSLRKDAEINQVQYCGYVELRRPIFNKDHAFTFGEFDLLTPSDKTGVSYSLPPFHDSTNQTFP is encoded by the exons ATGCCTTCGTTAAGGTTACTtcaccttttctctctttctgcCACGTCTAACCTATCTCCCATTCTGCACAAAACTTCTAAG GTGTATAATAAACTACCTGCCTTTCGATCACTGTCTACAA GTTCAGTCAAAATGGGTTCCGTAGGAAGCCACGGTGCTGTTTCGTACCAGAGCGTTGTCGTAATGAGGCACGGCGAGCGCTTCGACAACTTAGAACCGTCGTGGGCCGCCACGGCGGCGCGTCCGTGGGATCCACCGCTGGCCGAACCGGGCCGGCAGCGGGCGCTCGAAACGGGCCGGAGGCTCAGAGAGAGCCTCGGGTTTCCGATCCGGCGGGTGTTCGTTTCGCCGTTCCTCCGCTGCCTCCAGACCGCCGTAGTACTCGTCCAGTCTCTCGCCGCCGTAGAGGAGGGTGGCAGCACCACTGAGGATGGTGTTTCAGTTGACCACCCTTCTGAAGTCAAG GTGTCGGTTGAGTATGGATTATGTGAAATGGTGAACAGCAAGGCTATTCGTCCAAATGTTGCTCCAAAAGATGGAAACTTGAGATTTGATATAGCAGAGTGTGAATCGATGCTGCCAGCTGAGATAGTGGATAAAAATGTTGAAAGGGTGTATAAGGAG TTTCCGCGATGGGGAGAAACAGAGTTGGAAGCAGGGGAAAGATACAAGCACTTAATTAAGAACCTTGCAGACAAATATCCCACTCAAAACTTGCTCCTTATTACACATG GTGAAGGAGTTAAGGTGGCAGTTTCTTCACTAAGAAAGGATGCGGAGATAAATCAAGTGCAGTACTGTGGATATGTAGAACTTAGACGCCCTATTTTCAACAAAGATCACGCATTTACCTTTGGAGAGTTTGATTTACTCACTCCTAGTGATAAAACTGGTGTAAGCTATTCCCTCCCACCTTTCCACGATTCCACCAACCAAACTTTCCCATGA
- the LOC106758180 gene encoding uncharacterized protein LOC106758180 isoform X1, which produces MEMEEITGGGNTSETGIQWWWGVAAAAQMGLGMRSYAKGYAGDSRFMPLKAFTVASLFVGSAASASVLLLQSNGINGVEDLMEAGANLRAKLGLPPRTQNKKMDDL; this is translated from the exons atggagatggaggaaatCACAGGCGGTGGCAACACCAGTGAGACTGGGATCCAATGGTGGTGGGGTGTAGCCGCCGCTGCTCAAATGGGTTTGGGTATGCGTTCCTACGCCAAAGGGTACGCAGGCGATTCGCGCTTCATGCCTCTCAAAGCCTTCACCGTTGCCTCCCTCTTCGTCGGCAGCGCCGCCTCCGCCTCCGTCCTCCTCCTCCAATCAAATGGAATTAACGGG GTGGAAGATCTCATGGAAGCAGGCGCAAATTTAAGAGCAAAACTTGGGTTGCCTCCACGTACTCAGAATAA GAAAATGGATGATTTGTGA
- the LOC106758180 gene encoding uncharacterized protein LOC106758180 isoform X2: protein MEMEEITGGGNTSETGIQWWWGVAAAAQMGLGMRSYAKGYAGDSRFMPLKAFTVASLFVGSAASASVLLLQSNGINGVEDLMEAGANLRAKLGLPPRTQNKSSME, encoded by the exons atggagatggaggaaatCACAGGCGGTGGCAACACCAGTGAGACTGGGATCCAATGGTGGTGGGGTGTAGCCGCCGCTGCTCAAATGGGTTTGGGTATGCGTTCCTACGCCAAAGGGTACGCAGGCGATTCGCGCTTCATGCCTCTCAAAGCCTTCACCGTTGCCTCCCTCTTCGTCGGCAGCGCCGCCTCCGCCTCCGTCCTCCTCCTCCAATCAAATGGAATTAACGGG GTGGAAGATCTCATGGAAGCAGGCGCAAATTTAAGAGCAAAACTTGGGTTGCCTCCACGTACTCAGAATAA GTCTTCTATGGAATAA